In the genome of Natronorubrum aibiense, the window CTACACAGTGCCAACTGTCTCGACCTCAAGAACGGTGTTCGATGTCCGAACGGTTGGCACCGTCCACGCGACTGCTGTGGCGACTGAGGTGTTCTTACGAATGACGACACAGACCCCACGCGCCGTCAGCGTCGCCCTGCAGAAAGGCGGCGTCGGCAAAACGACTCTCGCGATCAATCTCGCTGAACGACTCGCCAACCGAGACAACGACGTCTTGCTCGCCGACTTAGATCAGCAGGGCAACGCCACCGAAGGTGTCGGGCTGAGCGAGGCCTACACGAGCGACGTCCACCTCGGCGACGTCTTGGAAGACAGCTCGGAGACGACCCTCGACGACGTGATCCGTTCGACCGACGCCTTCGACGTGTTGCCGGCCCACGAGGACTTAGATAGTGTCGAAAACAGCATTCGAAGCGCGACCTTCGGTGAGTTGTGGATCAGAAACGAGATCGTCGACCCAGTGTTGGGCGACGAGTACGACTACGTCGTCGTCGACTCGCCGCCGAACCTCGGCCCGCTCGCAGATGCCTCGCTGATCTCGACTCAGAACGTCATCGTCCCGCTGCGGATGAGCGAACCAAGCGTCAGCGGCTTCGAGCGCATGTACACCCAACAGATCGGCCCGATCCGAAAGGAGATCGATCTCGACATTCTCGCGATCGTCCCGAACTCACTCTCCGGCGACAACGAGGAAAAGCGGATCATCGGCGATCTCGAGGATTCCCAGTTCGGCGACCTGCTCCCGTCGTTCGCCCGGTCAGCACACTTCGACGATCCCGATTCACCCGGTCCCGGCCTCCGCGAGCGGATCGCGTTCAAACGGGCGTGGCGCGAGGGCGTCCCGCTCGCGGCGTACGACCCGGACAACGACATGCTCGAGCGACTCGACGAACTGGCGGCGATCGTCGAACGCGGAGGTGTCGACGATGCCTGAGGAGAACCGGTTTGCCGGGCTCAGCGAGGCCGTTGACGAGGACGATTCCGACGATTCCGCTGACGAGTCGACGAGCGATGCTGAATCGGTCGACGGCGACTCGAGTGCGACGACGGTCGAGTACGATTCCGCCGCGGACGAAACGGCGACCGACGATGAACCGTCCGCCGACAGCGCCGACGGCGAATCGACCGACGCCGACGACCCCACCGCGTTTCCGTTCGACGCGACGGAAAAGAAGACGGTGTACGTCCGTCCCGAAACGATCGACGCGCTGGAGGACGCGCGGGCGCTGGTCGACGCCCAGTTGCGAACCGACCACGACGTCCGCGACCTGACCGGTCGGGAGTTCTACGACGCGGTCTTCCGGCTCGCAGCCGCCGATACCGACGGCTTGATCGAGGAACTGCTCGAGGCCCGAGAGGAGTAGCCCCCGCGTTACTCGTCGCTGCTGTCGCTTCCGTCGGTCCTCTCGACCGTCTGCTCGCGGATCGTCATCCCCTTGCGACCGAGATGCTGGAGCTGTTTCCGAGCGAAATCCTCCTCACGCGTGCCGTAGGTCGCGAGCACGTACACGAGCGCGCCGCCGGCCGGCCGCATCGTTCGGCCGGCTCGCTGGGTTCCCTGCCGTCGCGAGCCGCCGAGTCCCGAGGCGATGATCGCGAGATCAGCCGTCGGCAGGTCGATCCCCTCGTCGCCGACACGAGAGATGACCAGCAGGTCGCGCTCGTTTCGTCGGAACTCCTCGAGCAACCGGCGTCGCTCGTGGTGTGGCGTCTCTCCGCTGAGGAAGGGTACGTCGAGTGCGGCTGCGAGGTCGCGGCCCTGCTCGAGGTAGTCGACGAAGACGATCGCTTTCGAGTCGGGATGGGCCGAGAGCAGATATCGGACGTCGTCGACCTTCCCTCGGTTTTTCGCGGCGATCCGGTACTTTTCGCGGCCCTCGGCGGAGACGTAGGCGTTTCGTTGCTCGTCGTCACCCCACGGGACGTAGCGGATCTCGAGTTCCGGTTCGGCGACGAAGCCGGCCTCGAACAGCGCCTCCCAGTCGGTGCCGATGGGTGGGCCGACGAGCGTAAAGATCTCGGTCTGGCGGTCGTCCTCCCGGATCGGGCTGGCGGAGAGCCCGAGTCGATGACGAGACTGCAGATGCGTACTCCGCCGGTAGACGTCCGAGGGGACGTGCTGGCACTCGTCGAAGACGACCAGCCCCCACTCGCGGTCGTCGAACAGCGACCGATGGCGGTCCATCCCGGCGATCTGGTAGGTCGCGATCGTGACCGGGCGGACCTCCTTTCGGCCCCCGTGGTACTGCCCGATCTGATGGGGCTCGAGGGAGGTGTGCTCCGCGATCGACTCGGCCCACTGGCGCGCGAGATCCCGACTCGGGACGAGCACGAGCGTTTCCCCGCCGACGTGGGCCATCGCACCCATCGCCGCGATCGTCTTCCCACTGCCCGGCGGGCCGACGAACACACCCTCTCCGGCCTCGGCGAAGCGGTCGACCCACGTTTGCTGGTAGTCCCGCAGGCGTACCTCGAGGTCGATCGAGAGCGACTCGCCGGCCTCGAGGTCCCGGTGGTCCTGAACCGGGTAGCCCGCTTCGTAGAGGATGCGCTTGATCGCTGCTTCCGACCCTTCCCGCACCCAGTCTTCGGTCTCGGAGATCGGCGCGTGGACGTGTTCCTCGTCGAGTTTCTGTCGGGCGACGTTCCCCATCACTTCGGGCGTTTTGGCCTCGAGCACCGTGTAGCCGTCCTCGTGGGTCGCTAGTCGGAACTGATGGGCGCGATCCCATTGGCTCTTGACCCACTCCTCGAGCGCATTCGAGCGCTGGCCCAGCGCCTGTCGCATCCTCCGGGCCAGACCTTCAAAACTGTCGTGGGGCGCCTGCCAGATGTCCTCCGGGCGGACGACGTACCGGTAGCCGTCCTCTCCATTGCCGTCCGCAAGGTGGGCGAACTGCGAGAGTTGGGCCCGCGTGAACTGCTCCGGTCGGTCGACGATGATCTCGCGCCGTTTCGGAAAGACGACCACGCGCTCCCGGTCGGTCAGGTCCTCGAGTTCGCTGGGATACCAGACGACGGGATCGGTTTCGACGGACAGGCGCTCGACGTCGCCGCGCTCTGCAAGCTCCGCCAGCGCCTCGCTGGTCGCCTCGTGAGGGTGCCCAAGAGCCTGTGCGACGGACGCGGCGGTGAGCACAGGACGTCCTGCCTGCTGGCACGCGTCGTGGAACTCGGCGAGTGACAATTCTTTCGGTTCCTGTTCACCCTCGAGATCGTCCGCTGGCGGCTCGTCGTCGGCGTTTCCGCCGATCGGCTGGTGGTCGATGTCGGGCGCATCTGGGGAGCGTTCGTCAGTCACTGGCCGGTCTAACGGCGGTGTGGGTAAACCGATTTCGTTCACCGAGCGCCACCACCGTCGTCTCTACCCAGGTGGCGCTCGGCGATCACCTCGCATGCGGTGTCTTCGATACTGTAGCCGTGGACGCCTCCGGCCCGGTCGCAGATCGACTCCGTTCGGCTGGACAGGCAGTCGCCCTGACGCTGCCGGAGACGATCGACGATGCAGACGGATATCGTCCCGTCGGTGACGACATCAAACAGCGACCCGAAGGTCGAACGGTACTTTTGGCACGGACACTTTCGCCGGCTGAGCGTCGAACGCGGCTTCGACGGCGACTCGAGGACGATTTCGATCTCGGATACGTCGCACCCGAGTTCGCTGCCGATGGCTCAGTTGCGTCGCTGGCAGTCGGTGAGCAACAGACTGGTCTCAGTGCGACGCTCCCGCCCGATCGTGTTGCCGTTTCGATTCGGGCCGCGTATCCGCCGGTCGTCAGCACTGGCGATCCGGTCGAGGTCTGGACGGCCGATGCAGACTCGAGTCAGCTCGTTGCGACGGGAACGCTTCGCGCGAGTTCGGAGACAGTGGCGACACTGGTCGTCGACGAGGACGACGCCACTGCGTTCACACACGGGAAAACGTACCGACTCACTGTCCAGCCGGCGTCGGCGTCGGATGCTACCGAACTCGTCTCCGCGATCCGATTCGCGGACGAAACGGTGACCGTGACGACTGTCGTCGCAGATGGGCCCCTCAAGGGAGAATTCGTCGAGTGGATTCCAGGAACTGTGCTTGCAATCGAACGCGATGAGGACGTGATCGCGCGCCCAGCAGCTACTGAAACAGTACGGACAGGTGACACAGTGTACGTACTTGCCACGCCCGAAACACTACGCCACTTGTGTTCCCGGTCACTGCGTGACCCGACAGTTGATTTGCCACCCGAGGACACGTCGTCGGGGTGATTGTTCAGGACTTGTCGAATCGAACGCTTTCGACGTTTGGTGTCGGTGCCACTGAGGTCACTGCACTGACCGGACGGTAGCTGTGCGATCGATGTGTAACTCGGTTTGGTTGTTTCTATAGTCGCTTATACCGTCGTCGACTCAATCTATGAGCATGTTTGACATACACATGGTGGTCAGATATATATATCAACCTTAGAAGAGATATCGATAATTATAGTGTAACTGATAGTCTTTGATACGCTCAGTCACTCACAGCTAACTGCCGATCTGAGGCCAGTTCTGGTGTTACCAACCATTTTTGTTGATTGCTGTATGTGGTGTGATACCAATTTCAATGAGCGTCTGTTCGGGAGCACTTTATATTAGTGTTCTCCGATCAATACGTTATATATCAGCCCTCAACATCAGATCTATTATTACTATATAAATTTGATATTTACCATGAGAGATATTCGATCAAATACGTTATGGTTTACACAAGTATCTCTGTAAACAGTTGTGGGATACGTTTCGGGTAAATGCTCGCTTCGAAGTGCTTTTTGTGTACGAAACAGTACACGAACCTGTGACTGAGAACAACCACGATTCGGAGTCGGAGAAGCCGTGTTGTAAAATCGGTCGGATCGCCGATACATACGACCTCTCGACTCTCGACGACGATCTCATTGCCTACTGGACGGGGGAAACGGCCGAACAGTACAGCACTCGAGAACTTGCCACGTACGTCAATCAGCGAGTCCTTGAGTCCGCTCTCGAGACGGCCGGCGTCTCTGTCAAGGAGGGAGAAGTCGAAAACACGTACCGATTGCTCACTGACGAGGATGTCAGCAGCGGGACACGGGTACAGACACGAACTGAACTCGAGCGCGACGGCGTGCCGATCGAGCAAGTCGAATCGGATTTCGTTTCCCACCAGACGGTCTACAATCATCTGACGGACTGCCTCGAGACCTCACTCGAGACACCGAGTGACGAAGAGCGACTCGAAAAAAGCGCAGAGAAGCTCGGTGCACTCCAGAATCGAACGGCTGCGGTCACCGACGATACTGTCACACAACTCGACCGGAACGGGATCATCGATATCGGTGAACACAGTGTTACTGTCTCGATCACGGTGACGTGTGAGGAGTGTTTCCAAGAGTTTACCGTCAGGGAGTTGCTCGATGAACGGTCCTGTAACTGCTACTAACCCAGACCCATGCCAGCGTAATACCGAGTTGGCGACCGACCGATCGGCTGCACAGTGGCTTGCCCTGAAACGGGAGTGGTAATACCTATCTGTCAGGAGCCGAAACACCGTGGTATGGAACATCGTTTAGACACGAAAAAACGGGACGTCCCTGAAGAAGCAACACTCGTGGTCGACAATATCGGCGGTATCGACGAAACGGCAGTCTCGTTTCAACAGGGCGTGACTGTTCTCTCGGGTCGCAACGCGACGAATCGAACCTCGTTGTTGCAGGCGATTATGGCTGCACTCGGCAGCAATCAGGTGAGTCTCAAAGCCGATGCAACTGAAGGGAGCGCCATGCTCGAGTTCGGTGACGAGACCTACCGACGGACGTTGCAGCGTCGAAACGGTACGATCACGACTGACGGCGAGCCGTACCTCGACGACCCGGAACTGGCCGATCTGTTTGCGTTTTTGCTCGAGTCCAACGAGGCGCGACGGGCCGTCGCCCGTGGCGACGACCTCCGTGAGTTGATTATGCGGCCGGTCGACACCGCTGCTATTCGTTCGGAGATCGAACAGTACGAGCAGCGAAAGCGCGAACTGGACGACCAGCTCGCACAACTGGACGATCTCGAGGGGCGGCTTCCCGACCTCGAGGCAAAACGGAAACGAGTGACCGACGAAATCGAGACGTTAGAAGTGGACCTCGAGGAAGCACGGGCGAAACTCGACGAAACGAACGTCAACGTCGAAGAACGGCGGGAAGAACAGTCCGAACTCGAAACCAAACTCGACGAGGTTCGGACGACGCGATCCGAGATCGAACGTACCCGTGAGCGAATCGAGACCGAACGGGCGAGCATCGAGGCACTCGAGGACGAACGGGACCAGGTCCGGGACACACTCGAGTCGCTTTCGACGGGTGATGAAACCGAAATTGGTCGACTCGAAGCCGAAATCGAGACGCTACAGGCCGAGAAAGCGGATCTCTCCGAGGAAATCTCTCAACTCCAGAGCACGATCCAGTTCAACGAACAACTCCTTGACGAGCCGGAGTCGTTCCTCGAGGACGAAACTGAGACCAACGATGGGCCACTGACGGACCAGTTACTCGACGACTCGGAGACAGTCACGTGCTGGACCTGTGGCTCGTCGGTCGCTCGAGAGCAGATCGAGACGACGGTCGAACAGCTTCGAACCGCGCGACAAGAGCGCCTCGAGGAACGCTCCGAGATCAGCGCCGAACTTAACGACCGGCGGGAGACGCTGTCGACGATCAACGAGAACCGTACCGAGTATCAACAGACTCAGCGGCGACTCGAGTCGATCGAGGACGAGATCGACCGGCGAAGCGAGCGAATCGAAGAGTTGACCGAAGAGCGCGAGCAACTCACCGAGGAAATCGACGCTCTCGAAGCCGAAATCGATGCCCTCGAGACTGAAGAGCAAAGCGG includes:
- a CDS encoding ParA family protein; its protein translation is MTTQTPRAVSVALQKGGVGKTTLAINLAERLANRDNDVLLADLDQQGNATEGVGLSEAYTSDVHLGDVLEDSSETTLDDVIRSTDAFDVLPAHEDLDSVENSIRSATFGELWIRNEIVDPVLGDEYDYVVVDSPPNLGPLADASLISTQNVIVPLRMSEPSVSGFERMYTQQIGPIRKEIDLDILAIVPNSLSGDNEEKRIIGDLEDSQFGDLLPSFARSAHFDDPDSPGPGLRERIAFKRAWREGVPLAAYDPDNDMLERLDELAAIVERGGVDDA
- a CDS encoding DEAD/DEAH box helicase, yielding MTDERSPDAPDIDHQPIGGNADDEPPADDLEGEQEPKELSLAEFHDACQQAGRPVLTAASVAQALGHPHEATSEALAELAERGDVERLSVETDPVVWYPSELEDLTDRERVVVFPKRREIIVDRPEQFTRAQLSQFAHLADGNGEDGYRYVVRPEDIWQAPHDSFEGLARRMRQALGQRSNALEEWVKSQWDRAHQFRLATHEDGYTVLEAKTPEVMGNVARQKLDEEHVHAPISETEDWVREGSEAAIKRILYEAGYPVQDHRDLEAGESLSIDLEVRLRDYQQTWVDRFAEAGEGVFVGPPGSGKTIAAMGAMAHVGGETLVLVPSRDLARQWAESIAEHTSLEPHQIGQYHGGRKEVRPVTIATYQIAGMDRHRSLFDDREWGLVVFDECQHVPSDVYRRSTHLQSRHRLGLSASPIREDDRQTEIFTLVGPPIGTDWEALFEAGFVAEPELEIRYVPWGDDEQRNAYVSAEGREKYRIAAKNRGKVDDVRYLLSAHPDSKAIVFVDYLEQGRDLAAALDVPFLSGETPHHERRRLLEEFRRNERDLLVISRVGDEGIDLPTADLAIIASGLGGSRRQGTQRAGRTMRPAGGALVYVLATYGTREEDFARKQLQHLGRKGMTIREQTVERTDGSDSSDE
- the rdfA gene encoding rod-determining factor RdfA, with product MTENNHDSESEKPCCKIGRIADTYDLSTLDDDLIAYWTGETAEQYSTRELATYVNQRVLESALETAGVSVKEGEVENTYRLLTDEDVSSGTRVQTRTELERDGVPIEQVESDFVSHQTVYNHLTDCLETSLETPSDEERLEKSAEKLGALQNRTAAVTDDTVTQLDRNGIIDIGEHSVTVSITVTCEECFQEFTVRELLDERSCNCY
- a CDS encoding archaea-specific SMC-related protein; translation: MEHRLDTKKRDVPEEATLVVDNIGGIDETAVSFQQGVTVLSGRNATNRTSLLQAIMAALGSNQVSLKADATEGSAMLEFGDETYRRTLQRRNGTITTDGEPYLDDPELADLFAFLLESNEARRAVARGDDLRELIMRPVDTAAIRSEIEQYEQRKRELDDQLAQLDDLEGRLPDLEAKRKRVTDEIETLEVDLEEARAKLDETNVNVEERREEQSELETKLDEVRTTRSEIERTRERIETERASIEALEDERDQVRDTLESLSTGDETEIGRLEAEIETLQAEKADLSEEISQLQSTIQFNEQLLDEPESFLEDETETNDGPLTDQLLDDSETVTCWTCGSSVAREQIETTVEQLRTARQERLEERSEISAELNDRRETLSTINENRTEYQQTQRRLESIEDEIDRRSERIEELTEEREQLTEEIDALEAEIDALETEEQSGVLDQHKEVNQLEFKLERKERERDEIEDEISEIESRLDERETLEARREDVTDELTTLRTRIDQIEADAVDAFNEHMENLLETLRYENLERIWIDRTTREAREGRRKVSKSSFDLKIVRSTDDGAAYEDTIDHLSESEREVTGLVFALAGYLVHDVYETVPFMLLDSLEAIDSERIAALVEYFESYVPYLIVALLEEDAQAVEGGHGVITDI